A portion of the Tindallia magadiensis genome contains these proteins:
- the mutS gene encoding DNA mismatch repair protein MutS, translating to MAKLTPMMQQFFDIKNNHQDSLLFFRLGDFYELFFEDALIASKELDITLTGRNYGQEERAPMCGVPHHSAQSYIDRLIHKGYKVAICEQVEEPEISQGIVKREVIRVITPGTAYDSNILDENNNHYLLSINYQQEGWGITYVDLSTGEMLCTQNRNNNSFLSLVSEINKINPGEIIYHTANDKYTKKIKKWLKETSYFVSSLENTPIDLSVGIDMIHQHFNEQESVSLSIDKDNLAVPALVNLFYYLETTQKRSLSHITSLTQYKLSDCMTLDQQTRRNLELTETIQDHTIKGSLLGIIDQTKTSMGGRLLRKWINEPLTNDCSIEERLDAVTLFVENTLLRKDIRFFLKNTYDIERLVGKIGLQTATPRDLLCLKQTLTQVGKLNNLFLNTEKPILINKWISLLDPHFDLITLLDNSIDDDAPTHLKDGGIIKEGYDNEIDELKRAAKEGKEWIAQYEREEREKTGIKSLKTGYNKVFGYYLEVSKSYIHSVPEIYQRKQTLANCERYITDPLKELEAKILGAEERLQILETQLFKSIRESIKKYIFSLQQLSKAIAGFDVISSLAETAFTNQYVRPVISSKSIINIKNGRHPVIEKTHNQELYVPNDSKIDAKDQMIHIITGPNMAGKSTYMRQVAIIVLLAQIGSYVPAEKAELGVVDRIFTRIGASDDLSQGRSTFMMEMSEVSTILKEASSNSLIILDEVGRGTSTFDGLSIAWSLVKYIHQNIKAKTLFSTHYHELTELSAQLSGICNYRISVREDGQDIIFLRKVIPGTSDKSYGIQVARLAGLPESLLNDAKDILNHLEQNADVDNKIIPFSSHKEVEVAEEKKDTLADYSTDQEFSNLMQKILNQNIEEISPIKALNFLHEIQEEIKKSSNYDMAGVSRELRNQ from the coding sequence ATGGCAAAACTAACACCTATGATGCAACAATTTTTTGATATAAAGAATAATCATCAAGACTCATTACTTTTTTTTAGGTTGGGAGATTTTTATGAACTGTTTTTCGAGGATGCTCTTATTGCTTCCAAAGAACTTGATATTACACTTACAGGAAGAAATTATGGTCAAGAAGAAAGAGCTCCTATGTGTGGAGTACCACATCATTCGGCCCAATCTTATATAGATCGACTTATTCATAAAGGATACAAAGTTGCTATTTGTGAGCAAGTTGAAGAACCAGAAATATCACAAGGAATCGTGAAGAGAGAAGTAATTAGAGTGATTACTCCTGGAACTGCCTACGATAGTAATATATTAGACGAAAACAACAATCATTATCTATTGTCCATTAATTATCAACAAGAAGGATGGGGAATTACGTATGTAGATCTTTCAACAGGAGAAATGCTTTGCACGCAAAATAGAAATAATAATAGTTTTTTAAGCCTAGTTAGTGAAATAAATAAAATAAACCCTGGAGAAATTATTTATCATACAGCTAACGATAAGTATACAAAAAAGATCAAAAAATGGCTTAAAGAAACCTCATATTTTGTAAGTTCCTTAGAAAATACACCTATTGATCTAAGTGTTGGAATTGATATGATTCATCAACATTTTAACGAGCAAGAATCTGTTTCGCTATCTATTGATAAAGATAATTTAGCTGTACCTGCGCTTGTAAATCTTTTTTACTACCTAGAAACAACTCAAAAACGTAGCCTTAGCCATATTACAAGCTTAACTCAGTATAAACTTAGTGACTGCATGACTTTAGATCAACAAACGAGAAGAAATCTTGAGCTGACAGAAACAATTCAAGATCACACGATTAAAGGCTCTTTACTGGGAATTATAGATCAAACAAAAACATCAATGGGCGGAAGATTATTACGTAAGTGGATTAACGAGCCGTTGACCAATGATTGTTCAATAGAAGAACGATTGGATGCTGTGACTCTATTTGTAGAAAATACCTTACTAAGGAAAGACATACGGTTTTTTTTGAAAAACACCTATGATATTGAAAGATTAGTTGGTAAAATTGGACTACAAACAGCAACTCCAAGAGACTTGCTATGTTTAAAACAAACATTGACACAGGTTGGTAAATTAAACAACCTTTTCTTAAATACTGAAAAACCTATACTAATAAACAAATGGATTTCTTTACTAGATCCTCATTTTGACTTAATTACATTATTAGACAATTCCATAGATGATGATGCTCCTACTCATCTAAAAGATGGAGGTATTATAAAGGAAGGGTATGACAATGAAATAGATGAACTTAAAAGAGCAGCAAAAGAAGGAAAAGAGTGGATTGCTCAATATGAACGAGAAGAACGTGAAAAAACTGGAATTAAATCATTAAAAACTGGTTATAATAAAGTTTTTGGTTACTATCTAGAGGTGTCGAAATCATATATCCATTCTGTGCCAGAAATATACCAAAGAAAACAAACCCTTGCCAATTGTGAACGATATATAACAGATCCTCTTAAAGAATTAGAAGCTAAAATACTGGGAGCAGAAGAGCGCTTACAAATACTTGAAACTCAGTTATTTAAGTCGATACGTGAAAGTATAAAAAAGTATATTTTTAGCTTACAACAATTATCAAAAGCTATAGCTGGCTTTGATGTAATAAGCAGTTTAGCTGAAACTGCTTTTACTAATCAATATGTTCGCCCTGTCATATCTTCAAAATCAATTATTAATATAAAGAATGGAAGGCATCCAGTAATAGAAAAAACCCATAATCAGGAATTATATGTTCCAAACGATTCGAAAATTGATGCTAAAGATCAGATGATTCATATTATTACTGGACCTAATATGGCTGGAAAGTCAACTTATATGCGTCAAGTTGCGATAATCGTTTTATTAGCTCAGATCGGTTCTTATGTTCCCGCTGAAAAAGCAGAATTAGGTGTTGTGGACAGAATCTTCACAAGGATTGGTGCTAGTGATGATTTGTCACAGGGCAGAAGTACATTTATGATGGAAATGAGCGAAGTGTCAACCATCCTCAAAGAAGCGAGTTCTAACAGCTTAATTATTCTTGATGAAGTTGGTAGAGGGACAAGTACATTTGATGGGCTAAGTATTGCGTGGTCATTAGTGAAGTATATTCATCAAAATATTAAAGCAAAAACTCTTTTTTCTACGCATTATCATGAATTAACAGAACTGTCTGCTCAGTTATCAGGGATATGTAACTATAGGATATCTGTTCGAGAAGATGGTCAAGATATTATTTTTCTTAGAAAAGTGATACCCGGTACAAGTGATAAAAGTTATGGAATCCAAGTTGCCCGTTTAGCAGGGTTACCAGAGTCTCTACTTAATGATGCAAAAGATATATTAAATCATTTAGAACAAAATGCTGATGTTGACAATAAAATAATACCATTTTCATCTCATAAAGAAGTAGAAGTAGCTGAAGAAAAAAAAGATACATTAGCTGACTACTCAACAGATCAAGAATTTAGTAATCTAATGCAAAAAATCCTTAATCAAAACATAGAAGAAATATCACCAATCAAAGCTTTAAATTTTTTACATGAAATACAAGAAGAGATTAAAAAAAGTAGTAATTATGATATGGCAGGTGTTAGTAGGGAGTTAAGAAATCAATGA
- the mutL gene encoding DNA mismatch repair endonuclease MutL — protein sequence MNIRKKINLLEQNVINQIAAGEVIEAPHSAVKELVENAIDAESTEIRIEISKGGKELIKVTDNGMGIAAEELRTAFLPHTTSKLRKLEDLEKIESLGFRGEALASIVSVSKVEIYTKTNESEVGVYGVFEEGNLINCKPMGCPNGTTIIIHNLFSKTPARLKYLKSDGVESSKITELITRMALSKINIAFQYVNNNNIMLTTRGDNSIQSVVETIFPRELSSSMIAGKEVDVLNHGEKISITGLIGQPHATRGNRSYQVFFVNNRLVKSNFLSKIFEAAYKDSLMINRYPVGILYFSIPSTLIDVNVHPAKTTVKFFDEKIIADLFTEFVQTNLFQQTNIVTSGLTHDEMHLENKKVYTTKSSDISTLNSESSIPERKDPEKCTSNHYSNNLYQTKNEPPIVQENILEVYESNKKNSKYIKHPKDHDQHSNKQSYFIYHVLRLKNYRFIGQIFNTYIILESSDSIYYIDQHAAHERIVYESMLQAYLNRDISVQHLIEGQILDLSPVEIETLNNHIKIFSKIGIELQPYGPYSYRLMTVPYEMGIPVGTKWIKDLLDELSVFNKNDQGIPYEKIIRKACRYAIKANDHLVDKEIDSLLNRIQTLNPPLTCPHGRPIVVQQKRYEIEKLFKRV from the coding sequence ATGAATATACGAAAAAAAATCAACCTATTAGAGCAAAATGTAATCAATCAAATTGCAGCTGGTGAAGTGATTGAAGCACCACATTCAGCCGTTAAAGAATTAGTTGAAAATGCAATTGATGCTGAATCAACTGAAATTCGCATCGAAATTTCCAAAGGTGGTAAAGAGTTAATTAAAGTGACTGATAATGGAATGGGAATAGCGGCTGAAGAACTTAGAACAGCTTTTTTGCCACATACAACATCTAAGTTAAGAAAATTAGAAGATCTTGAAAAAATTGAATCACTTGGTTTTCGTGGTGAAGCATTGGCCAGTATCGTTTCCGTATCAAAAGTAGAAATCTATACTAAAACAAATGAATCAGAGGTTGGTGTTTATGGAGTTTTTGAGGAAGGAAACCTTATTAACTGCAAACCTATGGGTTGTCCAAATGGAACTACTATCATAATCCATAACTTGTTTTCGAAGACACCAGCCAGACTTAAGTATCTAAAAAGTGATGGAGTAGAATCAAGTAAAATAACTGAGCTTATAACAAGAATGGCACTAAGTAAAATAAATATTGCTTTCCAATACGTTAACAATAATAATATTATGTTAACTACCAGGGGAGATAACTCCATCCAGTCTGTTGTAGAAACAATTTTTCCAAGAGAATTATCATCTTCGATGATAGCAGGTAAAGAAGTTGACGTATTAAATCATGGTGAAAAAATAAGTATTACTGGTTTAATCGGCCAGCCTCACGCTACAAGAGGAAACCGTTCATATCAGGTTTTTTTTGTTAATAATCGTCTTGTAAAAAGTAATTTTTTATCAAAAATATTCGAAGCAGCTTACAAAGATTCTTTAATGATTAATCGATATCCGGTAGGAATCCTTTATTTTTCCATACCTTCTACTTTAATTGATGTTAATGTTCATCCTGCAAAAACCACTGTCAAATTTTTTGACGAAAAAATAATAGCTGATCTTTTTACCGAATTTGTTCAAACAAATTTATTTCAACAGACAAACATTGTGACATCAGGGTTAACTCATGATGAAATGCACTTGGAAAATAAAAAGGTATACACGACTAAGAGTTCTGATATATCGACATTAAATTCCGAATCATCTATTCCTGAAAGAAAAGATCCAGAAAAGTGTACTTCGAACCATTATAGTAATAATCTATATCAGACAAAGAATGAACCACCTATAGTTCAGGAAAATATACTTGAAGTTTATGAATCTAATAAGAAAAATAGCAAGTATATTAAACACCCAAAAGATCATGATCAACATTCAAACAAACAGTCTTATTTTATTTACCATGTATTAAGATTGAAAAATTATCGTTTCATTGGACAGATATTCAACACCTATATAATTCTTGAATCAAGCGATTCCATTTATTATATTGATCAACATGCTGCTCATGAAAGAATTGTATACGAATCGATGCTACAGGCATACTTAAATAGAGATATCTCCGTGCAGCACTTAATAGAAGGGCAAATTCTTGACCTTAGTCCTGTGGAAATAGAGACATTAAATAATCACATAAAGATATTCTCTAAAATTGGAATAGAGTTGCAACCATATGGTCCTTATTCATATCGATTGATGACAGTTCCTTATGAAATGGGCATACCGGTTGGTACAAAATGGATTAAAGATCTTTTAGATGAATTAAGTGTATTTAATAAAAATGATCAAGGAATACCTTATGAGAAAATCATACGAAAAGCTTGTAGATATGCAATAAAGGCAAACGATCATCTTGTTGATAAAGAAATTGACTCTTTATTAAACCGCATTCAAACGCTGAATCCTCCTTTAACTTGCCCGCATGGAAGACCGATTGTTGTTCAACAGAAACGATATGAAATAGAGAAATTATTTAAAAGGGTATAA